One Streptomyces coeruleorubidus DNA segment encodes these proteins:
- a CDS encoding DUF742 domain-containing protein — protein sequence MSADGQGRRHWFDDEAGPVVRPYAMTRGRTSSQGQHRLDLIAVVVTEPHADDPEADHMLSPEHVDIVELCRDVPQSVAELAAELDLPIGVVRVLVGDLVDAEFVHVNRPVPPAELPDESILRDVINGLRAL from the coding sequence ATGAGCGCTGACGGTCAGGGAAGAAGGCACTGGTTCGACGACGAGGCCGGACCGGTCGTCCGTCCGTACGCCATGACGCGCGGCCGCACCAGCAGCCAGGGCCAGCACCGCCTGGACCTGATCGCGGTCGTGGTCACGGAGCCGCACGCGGACGATCCGGAAGCGGACCACATGCTCTCCCCGGAGCATGTGGACATCGTCGAACTGTGTCGTGACGTCCCGCAGTCGGTCGCCGAACTCGCGGCGGAACTCGACCTGCCGATCGGGGTGGTACGGGTCCTTGTCGGAGACCTCGTGGACGCGGAATTCGTCCATGTGAACCGGCCCGTACCCCCTGCCGAACTGCCGGACGAGAGTATTCTGCGCGACGTGATCAACGGCCTCCGGGCGCTGTGA
- a CDS encoding roadblock/LC7 domain-containing protein, which translates to MTAPKATGHTAANKGELNWLLDDLVDRVASIRKALVLSGDGLPTGVSRDLTREDSEHLAAVASGFHSLAKGVGRHFEAGNVRQTVVELDDAFLFVTAAGDGSCLAVLADADSDVGQVAYEMTLLVKRVGVHLGAAPRTDLPAGG; encoded by the coding sequence ATGACCGCACCGAAGGCCACCGGCCACACCGCAGCCAACAAGGGCGAGCTGAACTGGCTCCTCGACGATCTGGTGGACCGCGTCGCGAGCATCCGCAAGGCCCTCGTGCTTTCCGGCGACGGTTTGCCGACGGGAGTGTCCAGGGATCTGACCAGGGAGGACAGCGAGCACCTGGCCGCCGTCGCCTCCGGGTTCCACAGCCTCGCCAAGGGCGTGGGACGCCACTTCGAGGCCGGCAACGTCCGCCAGACGGTCGTCGAGCTCGACGACGCCTTCCTGTTCGTGACGGCCGCCGGCGACGGCAGCTGCCTCGCCGTCCTCGCGGACGCCGACTCGGACGTCGGCCAGGTCGCCTACGAGATGACGCTCCTCGTGAAGCGAGTGGGCGTGCATCTGGGCGCCGCTCCGCGCACCGATCTGCCCGCAGGCGGGTAG